Proteins encoded within one genomic window of Streptomyces taklimakanensis:
- a CDS encoding stage II sporulation protein M → MDIDVFVTAHRAEWDRLEELLRRRRRLTGAEADELVTLYQRTSTHLSLVQSGAPDPELTGNLTSLVARARSAVTGTRRATWRDVTRFFTVGFPAAVYRARHWWIPTALLSTLVAVLVGWWIGTHPEIQSAIAAPEQLREMTRPGGRYETYYSSHPAASFAAQVWTNNAQAAAICLIFGAFLGLPVLWVLWQNMLNIGIGIGLMTSAGRLDTFLGLILPHGLLELTAVFVAAGTGLRLGWTVVDPGPRSRRAALAQEGRAAIGMALGLAVVLFVSGVIEGFVTPSGLPTWARITIGVVAEAAFLAYVYVLGGRAVRAGEAGDIDAADRPVEVPAAA, encoded by the coding sequence CCGTCGCCGCCTCACCGGGGCCGAGGCGGACGAACTCGTCACCCTCTACCAGCGCACCTCCACGCACCTGTCGCTCGTCCAGTCCGGCGCGCCCGACCCCGAGCTGACCGGCAACCTCACCTCGCTCGTCGCCCGCGCCCGCAGCGCGGTCACCGGCACCCGCCGCGCCACCTGGCGGGACGTGACACGGTTCTTCACGGTCGGGTTCCCCGCCGCCGTCTACCGCGCCCGCCACTGGTGGATACCGACGGCACTGCTCTCCACGCTGGTGGCCGTGCTCGTCGGCTGGTGGATCGGCACACACCCCGAGATCCAGTCCGCCATCGCGGCCCCGGAACAGCTACGGGAGATGACACGCCCCGGCGGCCGGTACGAGACGTACTACTCCAGCCACCCGGCCGCCTCCTTCGCGGCGCAGGTGTGGACGAACAACGCACAGGCCGCCGCGATCTGCCTGATCTTCGGCGCCTTCCTCGGTCTCCCCGTGCTCTGGGTGCTCTGGCAGAACATGCTGAACATCGGGATCGGCATCGGTCTGATGACGTCGGCAGGCCGCCTCGACACCTTCCTCGGCCTGATCCTCCCCCACGGTCTGCTCGAACTGACGGCGGTGTTCGTCGCGGCGGGAACGGGGCTGCGCCTGGGGTGGACGGTCGTGGACCCGGGCCCCCGCAGCCGCCGGGCGGCACTCGCCCAGGAGGGGCGCGCGGCCATCGGCATGGCGCTCGGGCTGGCCGTGGTGCTCTTCGTGTCGGGGGTCATCGAGGGTTTCGTGACCCCGTCGGGCCTGCCCACATGGGCCCGGATCACCATCGGGGTCGTCGCGGAGGCGGCCTTCCTCGCCTATGTCTACGTACTGGGCGGCCGGGCGGTGCGGGCGGGGGAGGCGGGGGACATCGACGCCGCGGACCGTCCCGTGGAGGTGCCCGCGGCGGCCTGA